Genomic window (Alkalispirochaeta americana):
GCCTCGAGCGATGCATCCACCATGGCACGGGCGATCACCATGGAGTGGCCGTTTCTTTCGGCCAGGGCGGCCATCTGGGCCCGTATCGCGCTGAGGGTCTTCTCGTCGGCAGGCGCAGCAGCTCCCCCCGGAGCCTGGACGACGGGGGCTGCCGCCCCGATGGATGTTCCCGGAGCCATGAAAATCTGCCGGGTTGCGAAGGCAATCAACGCCCCGGCAGACCAGCTCACCCCGGTTCCTGTCGATGTATTGGCTACCCAGGCGGCGGTAGGAACAGGAGAGTTTCCCAGGGCGTTGGCAATGCGAAGGGCCGAGTCGACGCGCCCGCCGAAGGTGTCGATCTCCAGGACAACCAGGCGTGCCTGGTCTCGCTGAGCCTGGGCCAGGGCGCGTTGCACATAGACCGCCTGAAAGCGGTCTATCGGCCCGTGGAGTTCCAGGATAACAATTTCGTCTGCCCCGGAAGAGGCCGGGGCAGCGGCGAAAAAGGCGAAACACAGGGCCAGAAGCGATAGGTTCTGTCTCGGTCTCAAGTGTATTGGCTTCACGCGGTCTCCCTTCGCGCTGTTCTCACCCCTTCATTTTAATGCCCCGCCCGGAAAAAATCCCGCTTTCCTGCCCGTTCGTGCCTAGGAGTGGAGGAGTCTCTCGTGTAAACTACGAAGGTAAAATCCCATCGTCAACGAAAAGGAAGCTGCACTGCTATGGATGTACTCATTTCCGAGGAAAAAATAGAACAACGTGTCCGTGAACTTGCCCGGGAGATTAATCGTGACTACCAGGACAAGAATGTGCTGTTGGTGGGGCTCCTGAAGGGGTCTTTTGTCTTTCTGGCAGATCTGGTTCGTCACCTCTCCATCTCTGCCGAGGTGGACTTCATGGCGGCCACCTCCTACGTGGGGACCCAGAGCACGGGCAACCTGATTATCCTGAAAAATCTCAACGAGAGCGTCCATGACCGGCACGTTCTGATTGTCGAGGATATTATCGATACGGGCCTGACCCTTTCGGAGATCCGCAACCGGTTGCTCCTGGAAACCCCGGCAAGCCTGGAAATCTGCACACTTCTGGATAAGCCTGCACAGCGCAAGGCCCAGGTCCCTGTGAAATATGTGGGGTTTTCCGTGGGCGATCAGTTTGTCGTGGGCTACGGGATTGATTGCAACGAGCAGTACCGCACGCTTCCCTATGTGGGAGTCATTCCCTCCTGAGGAACGGCCCCTGCGGAAGGGCCTCTGCGGAACGGAGGTCACCGCCCCTGGATAAGGCGGCGAAAGAGGCGGTGTCTCGTTTTGTCGTTCATGGCCGAGAAGCTGATATGAGCTCTGGTTTTGCGGCGCGAGAGGCGTACCACCGTTCCTGTCAGAACCAGGGGAGGGGCTGATCCCATGTCAAGGGTGCACTCCACCAGGGCTCCCAGAACAAGACGCTTTTTGGGGTTTCGCACAGCTGCCCCGCCGATGCTCATGTCCAGGGAGACCGTTTCAAGGGGAGCGCTGCGGAAGCCGGGAAAGCCCAGGCGGATCGGTATTTCTATTTCGTGCCGCCGGTGACGGCGTCGCTGGGCGTGGCGGACGTGCCTGCTGTGGGAAACGAGAAGATGTTTACCCTTTTTCCGCAGGAGCGTGCTGTGAAACTGGTGCATTCCGTCAGCGCTGTAGCATACTATTTCCAGAGGGGTTCCGGTCCTGAACCGGTTCCCCCCTCGATCAATCCGCAGGAGGAGCCCCTCTTGCCGGTTGCTGACAAAAACGCCTGTGGCCACGGAGAGGTCCACTGTGGAAACGGAAACCTCCGAACCCGGAGAGATCGTCGATGTCAGAAGGGATCGTGAGAAGAGCGGCTCCGGGTCCATCCGAAGGTACCGGAAGAGATCCCGGACCTCCTTCTCCTGGACAACGCCCTCCTGGAGCCCTTTTCTTGCCAGGTGGACCAATTTTTCCGGATCCTGCATGACAATGGTAATCCTGTTCGGGTTCTTCAGGAACCAGGCCAGACGGTCAAGAACGCTCTGGTTTTTCGGGGGAAGGATCGGCTGGGTTCTGACAGATCGGGAGCGAAGAACGGGAGCGGACCGGGCGGAAGCCCGGCGCTTTGCCCGTTTTGCCATTTCCCGGCGATTAAGTATCTGGGTAACGATCAGGGAAATCGTGATTGTTCCGACAATCACCAGGAAGGTGATCACCTCGGTGGGGGATGTTTGAAAGCCGCCGCTGATGTCGATCATGCCAGTCTGGAATTTTATGCCCGAATGTGGAAACTGTCTATAGGCATAATCTGCCGGCATGGTCTATACAGACAATATACAGGCAGGGCCCTTCGTCCAGGCGCCCTGCGGGCGAGATGCCCTGAGCAGAAGCGCCCATGAGCCAGGAACGTTTGGGTGGGGGGAGTAAACACCATGGTGCAACGTGTATCCAGAGGAATCGTTAACGGTCTGATCCTTGTTCTCTTGCGGGTCTTCTTTGTGGTCGATTGCCGGGAACTGAAAAAAATTCCCCGCCAGGGGCCAGCCATCCTTGCCAGTAATCACACCACGAATTTCGAAGGGCCAATTTATTACACCCTCCTGCGGGGCCGCAGGGTAACAGCCCTGGGAAAGAAGGAGCTCTGGAAAAATCCTCTTACCAGGTTTCTGATGCAGGTCTGGGACATTATTCCCCTGAATCGGAGCGGCCCCGATCGAAAAGCCTTCCGGCGTGCGAAGATGGCCCTTGATCAGGGAGCCTTTCTGGGGATCGCCCCCGAAGGAACCCGGAGCATGTCGGGAGAGCTCCAAAAGGGACGCCCCGGGGCAGCCATGCTCGCTGTAGAAGCCCAGGTTCCAATTATTCCCATGGTCCAGTGGGGGGTGAAGGATCTCTTTCGAAATCTCCGGCGTTTTCGACGAACACCGATCCATTTTGCCGTGGGAGAGGCCTTCAGTGTTCGTGTTCCCCGAGACCGGAAGCTTACTGCAGGAGAGCTCCGTCAGATTACGGACGAGATCATGTTCCAGATGGCGCTTGTGATGCCCGAGCGCTACCGGGGATACTACCGGGACCTCTCAAAGATGACGACCCGGTTTATTTCCGGAGGAGCCACTCCGCGCTCTGCCATGATAGTTGTCACCTAAACCTGATTGATATGGAGGTGACACATGCC
Coding sequences:
- the hpt gene encoding hypoxanthine phosphoribosyltransferase; this encodes MDVLISEEKIEQRVRELAREINRDYQDKNVLLVGLLKGSFVFLADLVRHLSISAEVDFMAATSYVGTQSTGNLIILKNLNESVHDRHVLIVEDIIDTGLTLSEIRNRLLLETPASLEICTLLDKPAQRKAQVPVKYVGFSVGDQFVVGYGIDCNEQYRTLPYVGVIPS
- a CDS encoding PilZ domain-containing protein translates to MIDISGGFQTSPTEVITFLVIVGTITISLIVTQILNRREMAKRAKRRASARSAPVLRSRSVRTQPILPPKNQSVLDRLAWFLKNPNRITIVMQDPEKLVHLARKGLQEGVVQEKEVRDLFRYLRMDPEPLFSRSLLTSTISPGSEVSVSTVDLSVATGVFVSNRQEGLLLRIDRGGNRFRTGTPLEIVCYSADGMHQFHSTLLRKKGKHLLVSHSRHVRHAQRRRHRRHEIEIPIRLGFPGFRSAPLETVSLDMSIGGAAVRNPKKRLVLGALVECTLDMGSAPPLVLTGTVVRLSRRKTRAHISFSAMNDKTRHRLFRRLIQGR
- a CDS encoding lysophospholipid acyltransferase family protein; translation: MVQRVSRGIVNGLILVLLRVFFVVDCRELKKIPRQGPAILASNHTTNFEGPIYYTLLRGRRVTALGKKELWKNPLTRFLMQVWDIIPLNRSGPDRKAFRRAKMALDQGAFLGIAPEGTRSMSGELQKGRPGAAMLAVEAQVPIIPMVQWGVKDLFRNLRRFRRTPIHFAVGEAFSVRVPRDRKLTAGELRQITDEIMFQMALVMPERYRGYYRDLSKMTTRFISGGATPRSAMIVVT